Proteins from one Dysgonomonas sp. HDW5A genomic window:
- a CDS encoding NAD(+) synthase, with product MDNYGYVRVAAASPRLKVADCAFNTDEILKVVADAEKQGVSAIVFPETCITSYTAQDLLHQRALLDETLYSLERIRLASEQSSIIIIVGMPLAISNKLYNVGVAVNYGKILGVVPKTFLPNYNEFYDKRWFSSPRELTSDTIELCGQDVPVGTDLIFQTPDFNFAIEICEDLWTPLPPSSIHSLYGAEVIFNLSASNETIGKHSYRKSLVSQQSARCIAGYVYAAAGNGESTTDIVFGGSSLIAENGEIIAEGKRFSFDSELCVSEIDVDRLRNDRLKNKSFSVSEYKNLDQVRYRTVKVGTSKVDADFRLTRLINKTPFVPSPLNLDERCSEIFAIQVGGLTKRLLHTNCQTVVVGVSGGLDSTLALLVMVKAFDKLNISRKNIYGITMPGFGTTDRTYNNALDLMKSLGVTIKEISIRDAVIQHFKDIDHDETIHDITYENSQARERTQILMDYANKVNGLVIGTGDLSELALGWCTYNGDHMSMYAVNTGIPKTLVKTLVRWISDTQLDIASEHILLDILDTPVSPELLPAGKDGKIVQITEDTVGPYILHDFFLYNMLRFGYEPLKIYFLAQYAFKDDYQKEEILKWLKVFYRRFFSQQFKRSCIPDGPKVGSINLSPRGDWRMASDASAALWLKQLDALQ from the coding sequence ATGGATAATTATGGGTATGTACGAGTGGCAGCGGCTTCGCCTCGGTTGAAGGTTGCAGATTGTGCTTTTAATACAGACGAAATATTGAAAGTAGTAGCTGATGCCGAAAAGCAAGGAGTTTCGGCTATTGTGTTTCCCGAAACCTGTATAACCTCGTATACAGCTCAGGATTTATTGCATCAGCGTGCATTATTAGACGAAACATTGTATTCTTTAGAAAGAATACGTCTGGCTAGTGAACAATCGTCGATAATCATAATAGTGGGTATGCCTCTTGCAATCAGTAATAAATTGTATAATGTAGGAGTCGCTGTTAATTATGGAAAGATACTAGGTGTTGTTCCTAAGACTTTTTTACCAAACTATAATGAGTTTTACGATAAACGCTGGTTTTCTTCTCCCCGAGAATTGACAAGTGATACTATTGAGTTATGCGGTCAAGATGTCCCTGTTGGTACAGACCTTATTTTTCAGACTCCCGACTTCAATTTTGCTATCGAAATATGTGAAGACCTTTGGACACCTCTCCCTCCGTCAAGTATACATTCGTTGTATGGAGCCGAGGTTATTTTCAATCTGTCGGCAAGTAACGAAACCATAGGTAAACATTCTTATCGGAAATCGTTGGTAAGCCAACAATCTGCCCGATGTATTGCAGGCTATGTATATGCCGCTGCCGGAAATGGTGAATCTACTACTGATATTGTTTTTGGTGGAAGTAGTCTGATTGCCGAAAATGGAGAAATTATAGCAGAAGGCAAACGTTTTTCTTTTGATAGTGAACTTTGTGTTAGCGAAATTGATGTCGATCGCTTAAGAAACGATCGCTTAAAAAATAAATCGTTTTCCGTTTCAGAATATAAGAACCTCGATCAGGTAAGATATCGTACTGTTAAGGTTGGAACATCTAAAGTTGATGCCGACTTTAGGTTAACACGATTAATAAACAAGACACCATTTGTTCCATCTCCTTTGAATTTGGATGAAAGATGTTCTGAAATTTTCGCTATACAAGTAGGCGGGTTAACTAAGCGTTTATTGCATACCAATTGTCAAACTGTAGTAGTAGGTGTATCGGGCGGTTTAGATTCTACACTTGCTTTACTAGTGATGGTGAAAGCTTTCGATAAACTGAATATTTCTCGAAAGAATATATATGGTATTACTATGCCCGGTTTTGGAACTACCGACCGTACGTATAATAATGCTTTAGATTTGATGAAATCGTTGGGGGTGACAATCAAAGAAATATCTATACGTGATGCGGTTATTCAACATTTCAAGGATATAGACCACGATGAAACTATTCATGATATAACTTATGAAAACTCTCAGGCTCGTGAGAGAACCCAGATATTGATGGATTATGCCAATAAAGTAAACGGACTTGTTATAGGAACGGGAGACTTGTCCGAATTAGCTTTAGGGTGGTGTACTTATAATGGCGACCATATGTCTATGTATGCTGTCAATACAGGTATTCCCAAAACATTGGTAAAAACTCTTGTTCGCTGGATTTCCGATACACAGTTAGATATAGCTTCAGAACACATCCTTCTGGATATTTTGGATACTCCTGTAAGTCCCGAATTATTACCAGCCGGGAAAGATGGCAAGATCGTACAAATTACGGAAGATACTGTAGGCCCATATATTTTGCATGATTTTTTCTTATATAATATGCTTCGTTTTGGTTATGAACCTCTGAAAATATACTTTTTGGCTCAGTATGCATTTAAGGACGATTATCAGAAAGAAGAGATCCTTAAATGGTTAAAAGTTTTTTACCGTAGATTCTTTTCACAACAGTTCAAGCGTTCATGTATTCCCGATGGGCCTAAAGTTGGTTCGATAAACCTTTCTCCACGTGGTGATTGGCGTATGGCAAGTGATGCCTCTGCTGCTTTATGGTTGAAACAATTGGACGCACTGCAATAG
- a CDS encoding OmpP1/FadL family transporter: MNKSKLVAIAALCMSTSALFAGGILTNTNQSVHFLRNPARDASTEIDAVYTNPAGLIKLTDGFHFSFSNQSAFQTRTITSTSPIFKMNGGLDTKTFEGKASVPIIPSLQGAYKKGKWVLSGSIAISGGGGKATFNDGLPSFEALAGSSAALVQQTQAVTKLTANRYQVDQYMRGSNMIIGGQLGGTYKINDMFSAYAGFRLNIVRNSYEGYLRGLKLNLTPVGSEFSQNMVYADQLLNQIAAGAAADPVKQQQILLMAKASSDEGAMLDSKQSGWGVAPILGFNFNHDKLNIGVKYEFKTSLDVENNTKRDDTGMFSDGVNTAHDIPALLTIGASYKFTDKLLASVGYHCFFDSHAKMDSDKQKDAGSTNEYLAGLEYQIDKMFLVSAGGQITRYGVGDIFQKDLSFSCNSYSIGLGGAVNVSPSVRINVGYFWTTYSDYTKNSPVPPAVISKDIFSRTNKVFGAGVDFSF, translated from the coding sequence ATGAATAAATCAAAATTAGTAGCTATTGCTGCTCTTTGTATGTCGACCTCTGCATTATTTGCAGGAGGAATACTTACCAATACCAATCAAAGCGTTCACTTTCTCAGAAATCCTGCTCGTGATGCTTCTACCGAAATTGATGCAGTCTATACGAATCCGGCAGGTTTAATAAAGCTTACAGATGGATTCCATTTCTCTTTTTCTAATCAAAGTGCATTTCAAACACGAACTATAACGTCAACTTCTCCTATATTCAAAATGAATGGAGGCTTAGATACCAAAACATTTGAAGGTAAAGCTTCCGTACCTATTATCCCAAGTTTACAGGGTGCTTATAAAAAGGGCAAATGGGTATTGTCCGGATCTATTGCTATATCCGGCGGTGGTGGAAAAGCTACTTTCAATGATGGACTACCTTCGTTTGAAGCTTTAGCTGGTAGTAGTGCTGCTTTGGTTCAACAAACTCAAGCGGTTACAAAACTTACAGCTAATAGATATCAGGTAGATCAATATATGAGAGGCTCTAATATGATTATTGGAGGTCAATTGGGTGGAACATATAAAATCAATGATATGTTTTCTGCTTATGCAGGTTTCAGACTGAATATTGTAAGAAACTCATATGAAGGATATTTGAGAGGATTAAAATTAAATTTGACTCCGGTTGGTTCTGAGTTTTCTCAGAATATGGTGTATGCAGATCAACTTTTAAATCAAATTGCTGCTGGTGCTGCAGCCGATCCGGTAAAGCAACAACAGATACTTTTGATGGCAAAGGCTTCTAGTGATGAGGGAGCAATGCTTGATAGTAAGCAAAGCGGTTGGGGAGTTGCTCCTATATTAGGATTTAACTTCAATCACGATAAACTGAACATTGGTGTTAAGTATGAGTTTAAGACTTCTTTGGATGTTGAAAATAATACAAAGAGAGACGATACAGGTATGTTCTCTGATGGTGTTAATACTGCACATGATATTCCTGCTTTGTTAACTATAGGTGCTTCTTATAAATTTACGGATAAGCTGTTAGCTAGTGTTGGTTATCATTGCTTTTTTGATTCACATGCTAAAATGGATAGCGATAAGCAAAAGGATGCAGGTTCAACCAATGAGTATCTGGCAGGTTTGGAATACCAAATAGATAAAATGTTTTTGGTTAGTGCCGGAGGACAGATTACAAGATATGGCGTTGGCGATATTTTCCAAAAAGATTTAAGTTTCTCATGTAATTCATATTCTATTGGTCTTGGGGGTGCTGTAAATGTTTCTCCTTCAGTACGAATCAATGTTGGATATTTCTGGACAACTTATTCAGACTATACAAAAAATTCACCGGTACCGCCGGCAGTTATATCCAAAGATATATTCTCCCGAACAAATAAAGTATTTGGTGCAGGAGTTGATTTTTCATTCTAA
- a CDS encoding LysM peptidoglycan-binding domain-containing protein, whose protein sequence is MSSSIFSKDAKDGVNSDFKNVKLLAPVFEKLYQLEKNKISKVNIVHIGDSHVQADMFTNVIRQILQAKFGNGGYGFTFPYSLAKTNGTSYIKYTSNTIWESRRNIYPVTDVCVGLSGIGLYTSSPDFEVNIDANPLYTFNKVKLLYPTKNSSFKISLPDTDYQSVTANVSEVTSPPSTAKKDNDKIENEKPNYIIHKVESKETLYRISQFYNVPIEKVKDLNNLSSNTIRVGMDLKIPSKEKPETKIVAIPKEVKEEPKKEILLNTILSKEKIYESEFILPVSSNQLTILPGKKESEYNLSGIILENDKPGIIYHSIGVNGTKVSDYNKYPMFFDQFPALSTDLLVISLGTNEAFNKWTTPYYISQIQMFIDKVRKNNPKMVILLMTPPPSLFKRRTPNTFVEGYGEALKQLKDCVIWDLLTKLGGAKAPLEKEFEPLMAKDKVHYTREGYEKQGQLFAAHFLAAYDNYVKSRTN, encoded by the coding sequence GTGTCTTCAAGCATATTTTCCAAAGATGCAAAAGACGGTGTAAATAGTGATTTTAAGAATGTGAAATTGCTGGCTCCTGTATTTGAGAAATTATATCAGTTAGAGAAGAATAAGATAAGTAAAGTGAATATTGTTCATATAGGTGATTCGCATGTGCAGGCCGATATGTTTACCAATGTAATACGTCAGATTTTGCAAGCTAAATTTGGAAATGGAGGATATGGTTTTACTTTTCCTTATAGCTTAGCTAAAACCAACGGTACCAGCTATATTAAATATACCTCCAACACGATTTGGGAAAGTCGTCGTAATATTTATCCGGTGACGGATGTATGTGTCGGTTTAAGTGGAATAGGACTTTATACAAGTAGTCCCGATTTTGAAGTTAATATAGATGCAAACCCTTTGTATACCTTCAATAAGGTAAAGTTGCTTTACCCGACTAAGAATTCTTCATTTAAGATTAGTTTACCTGACACCGATTACCAAAGTGTAACAGCTAACGTGAGTGAGGTTACTTCACCTCCATCAACAGCCAAGAAGGATAATGATAAAATCGAAAACGAGAAGCCGAATTATATAATTCATAAGGTTGAGAGCAAAGAGACATTATACAGAATTTCACAGTTTTACAATGTTCCCATCGAAAAAGTAAAAGACTTAAATAATTTATCTTCGAATACGATAAGGGTAGGGATGGATTTGAAAATCCCATCAAAGGAAAAACCGGAGACAAAAATTGTTGCTATTCCTAAAGAGGTGAAAGAAGAACCGAAGAAAGAGATTTTGTTGAATACTATTCTTTCAAAAGAGAAAATATACGAATCGGAATTTATATTGCCGGTTTCATCTAATCAGTTAACTATTCTTCCAGGAAAAAAGGAATCTGAATATAATTTGAGCGGTATAATATTGGAAAATGATAAACCCGGAATTATTTATCATAGCATAGGTGTAAATGGAACAAAGGTTTCAGATTACAATAAATACCCTATGTTTTTTGATCAATTTCCTGCATTATCAACCGATTTACTTGTTATTTCACTTGGAACGAATGAGGCTTTTAATAAATGGACAACTCCTTACTATATTTCACAGATACAAATGTTTATAGATAAGGTAAGAAAAAATAATCCTAAGATGGTGATCTTATTAATGACACCCCCTCCTTCGTTATTCAAGAGAAGAACACCTAATACTTTTGTAGAGGGGTACGGAGAGGCGTTAAAGCAATTAAAGGATTGTGTTATATGGGATCTGTTGACTAAATTGGGAGGAGCTAAGGCTCCGCTCGAAAAAGAATTTGAGCCATTGATGGCGAAAGATAAAGTGCATTATACCAGAGAGGGATACGAAAAGCAGGGACAGCTTTTTGCTGCTCACTTCTTGGCTGCTTATGATAATTATGTAAAAAGTAGGACAAATTGA
- a CDS encoding peroxiredoxin: MAVLVGKKAPVFNVSAVVNGNEIVENFSLDQFLGKKYVVFFFYPADFTFVCPTELIAFQDQIAEFESRNVAVVGASTDSAFSHWKWLQTPQNQGGIQGVKYPIISDQTLMVSKNYDVLAGDTDYNDEGEEVFVGAPQAYRGLFLIDKEGIVRHQVVNDMPLGPSIEETLRLVDALQFTEEYGEVCPANWKKGKQGLKATQEGISDYLSHSH, translated from the coding sequence ATGGCAGTATTAGTAGGAAAAAAAGCTCCTGTATTTAATGTAAGTGCAGTTGTTAACGGTAATGAAATTGTAGAAAACTTTTCATTAGACCAATTTTTAGGAAAAAAATATGTAGTATTTTTCTTCTATCCGGCAGATTTTACATTTGTATGCCCAACTGAATTGATCGCATTTCAGGATCAAATTGCAGAATTCGAATCTCGTAATGTAGCTGTAGTAGGCGCTTCAACCGACTCAGCTTTCTCTCATTGGAAATGGCTTCAAACACCACAAAACCAAGGTGGTATTCAAGGGGTGAAGTATCCTATTATTTCAGACCAAACATTGATGGTGTCTAAAAACTATGATGTATTGGCTGGTGATACAGATTATAATGACGAAGGTGAAGAAGTATTTGTAGGTGCTCCACAAGCTTACCGTGGTCTATTCTTGATCGACAAAGAAGGTATTGTACGTCATCAAGTTGTAAATGATATGCCTCTCGGACCTAGTATTGAAGAAACTCTTCGTTTGGTAGATGCACTTCAATTTACAGAAGAGTATGGCGAAGTATGTCCTGCAAACTGGAAAAAAGGAAAACAAGGTTTGAAAGCTACTCAAGAGGGTATTTCAGATTACTTATCGCATAGCCACTAA